The genomic window CTCCTTGATCTTGCCGTCCTCCAGGCGAAACACGAGACAATAGTCGTTGTCGTAACGGACGCCTTCGGGCGTGACGTTGTCGCCCTTGGCTTCCACCACGACGATGTCGCCATCGGCAATGAAGCGGTGGGCGACCGTGCGCGTGCGGTCACGCAGGCGGGTGCGGACATATCCGTGCAGATCGTTGAGGATCGCCTCCTTGCCCGAAAAGGTGCGCGACCAGGAATATTGCCCGGTCACGACCCATTTGGCGTCGTCGGCAAGGCTCGCGGTGAATAGCGCGCGGTCACGCGCGGCGGGGTCAGGGTTGGCGGCGGCGGCAAAGATATCCTGCATCAGTTTCTTGTTGGCGCTCGCGCTCATGGCGGCATCTCCGTTTTGGTGGCAACACGGAGAACATCGCCGCTCAACGGGAATTCTTCAAATCGATAGCGAATATGATATCTATTCACCTCATGAATTTGAATACGCTTGACCTCAATTTGCTGACCGCCCTCGACGCATTGCTGCGCGAGGCCAATGTCAGCCGCGCCGCACTTCGGATCGGCCTGTCGCAACCGGCGGCGAGCCATGCGCTCCAGCGCCTGCGTGACATCTTTGGCGATCCGCTTTTGGTGCGCACCGGCGCGCGGATGGAGCTGACGCCCCGGGCCGAGGCGCTCCGCGCACCGCTCGCCCACGCGCTCGACCAGGTGCGCGGGTTGTTCGTGCCTGAGGATTTCGACGCGGCGCGCAGCGAACGGCAATTTCGCCTGATGATGCCGGACTTGGCGGTCGAGCTGTTGATGCCGCCGTTGATGGAGAAGGTGACGCGCCTTGCGCCCAACGTCCGCATCGAGATCGTGCCGTGGCGCGGATCTGCGATCTTCCACGCCGAGTTCGCCCGCACCATTGACCTCGTGATCTCGATCGGCAACGCCTTCAAGGGCTTTCACCGCCAGCTGCTTTACACCGACAGCGACGCGCTGGCGGTGCGGCGCGGCCATCCGATGGCTGCAAAGCTCACGCGGCGCGAAACGTTCCTGGCCGCACGCCATGTCGGCGTCATCATCCGCGGCAGCGCTGAGGACCTGATCGACACCTGGCTGCGCAGCAAGGGCATCGAGCGGCACATCTCATTGGTGGTGGCAGGCTATCTCGAAGCGCTGCACGTCGCCGCCCGCACCGATCTCGTCGCCTTCGTGCCACGCCGGCTGATCGCGGCGCTGTCGAAGCAGCTCGGCCTCGTCACGGTGACGCCGCCGCTCGACCCTGGGATCGACGAGCAGTTCATGTTCCATCCGACGCGCGCGCAGATGGACCCCGGCTCGATCTGGCTGCGGCGGCTGATGCTGGCGACGGGACGGGAGTTGGAGCAAGCCAAGCGCAAGCTCTCGTAGGGTGGGCAAAGCGGAGCGTGCCCACCGCTCTTACAATCGTGGGAAGATGGTGGGCACGACACTTCGCGCCTTTGCCCACCCTACAAGAGCCTGAGTGTGTGGCCGCGCGCTACGCCTTCTGCGCGTCCATCACCTTGCGCACCGCGGGCCGATCCGACATGCGCTTGAAATGATCGGCGATCTTCGGCGTCGCGTTGATGTCGACGCTGTCGCCTTCGAGCCAGGTCGAGAGCGTGTAGAGATAGGGATCGCAGATCGTGAACTGCTCACCCATCACCCAAGGCCCTCTGAACATCTTCTGCTCGATCAGGGCGAAGCAGGCCGCCATGGTCTTCGGGACCATCGCCTTCATGTCGGCGAACGAGCTCTCCTGCGTCGCCCAGCGCGCGCCGCGCATCTTGTGGGCATGGTTGATGTGCACGGTCGAACAGAGATAGGAGTTGAACGACTGCACCTGGGCGAAATCGAAGGGATCGTCGAGCGGCGCGAGCTTCGCCTTGGGAAAGGTCTGCGCGATATAAGCCAGCATCGCCGGCGTCTCGGTCAGGATCCCGCGATCGGTCACCAGGGCCGGCACGCGGCCCTTCGGGTTGATCGCGAGATAGTCCGGACTGTTCTGCTGGTTGTCCTTGAAGCTCAGCCGCTCGGCCGTGTAGTCGGCGCCAACCTCCTCCAGGGTGATGTAGGTGGCGAGCGCGCAGGTGCCGGTGGCGTAATAGAGCTTGAGCATGTCGGACCTCCTAGGAAAGCTGGAAATTAGCGGCTGTCGGCCGTCAGGTCCATAGCACGAGCCCCTCTTCGCAGTTGCCCACCGCCGCCCGCCTATGCCAAGACGCCCGCAGTCGGAGGGGTTTTGTCATGACGGTACTCATCGCCGGTGGCGGCATCGGCGGGCTGACGCTTGCGCT from Bradyrhizobium zhanjiangense includes these protein-coding regions:
- a CDS encoding glutathione S-transferase family protein, with amino-acid sequence MLKLYYATGTCALATYITLEEVGADYTAERLSFKDNQQNSPDYLAINPKGRVPALVTDRGILTETPAMLAYIAQTFPKAKLAPLDDPFDFAQVQSFNSYLCSTVHINHAHKMRGARWATQESSFADMKAMVPKTMAACFALIEQKMFRGPWVMGEQFTICDPYLYTLSTWLEGDSVDINATPKIADHFKRMSDRPAVRKVMDAQKA
- a CDS encoding nuclear transport factor 2 family protein, encoding MSASANKKLMQDIFAAAANPDPAARDRALFTASLADDAKWVVTGQYSWSRTFSGKEAILNDLHGYVRTRLRDRTRTVAHRFIADGDIVVVEAKGDNVTPEGVRYDNDYCLVFRLEDGKIKEIREYCDSVLTERALGPFPQAGVRAAS
- a CDS encoding LysR family transcriptional regulator: MNLNTLDLNLLTALDALLREANVSRAALRIGLSQPAASHALQRLRDIFGDPLLVRTGARMELTPRAEALRAPLAHALDQVRGLFVPEDFDAARSERQFRLMMPDLAVELLMPPLMEKVTRLAPNVRIEIVPWRGSAIFHAEFARTIDLVISIGNAFKGFHRQLLYTDSDALAVRRGHPMAAKLTRRETFLAARHVGVIIRGSAEDLIDTWLRSKGIERHISLVVAGYLEALHVAARTDLVAFVPRRLIAALSKQLGLVTVTPPLDPGIDEQFMFHPTRAQMDPGSIWLRRLMLATGRELEQAKRKLS